The Silene latifolia isolate original U9 population chromosome X, ASM4854445v1, whole genome shotgun sequence genome contains the following window.
CATTACTCGGTTTGATCTTCGTTAACTAACTCAATTTTTGTTTCATTGGGTTAAAATGATGTTTTTTAATCGTCATGTAGTTGGAGAAATTATGAGGTTTTTGCTTGATGCCAACTGCTACGTTATTAGACATTACTCAGTTTGATTTGATTATTCCGCTAAACTAACTCAGTTTTAGTTTAGTTGCGTTAAAAATGAGATTATCATCAGGTAGTTGGAGCTAGGTAACTTCTAGAAACTGATTGATTTACTCAGTTTGATCTTTGTTGATTATTCCACCTAACTAACTCAATTTTAGTTTAGTTGCGTTAAAAATGCGATTTTTGCCATTTATATGGAGGAATTTTAAGGCTTTTGCTTGAAGACAACTGCTACGTAACTAGACACGAATTGATTACTCAGTTTGATCTTCGTATTACTCAGCCTAACTAACTCATAATTATTGATTTAAATTATCTGATGTCCAGGCAGAAGCATCTCCGTCTCAGCGGCGCAATTTGTTGCAGGAATTATTTGCTGACGTAGCATTGGAAGTTGATGATCGCGCCAAAGGTACTACGTCTTTATCAATTAACGCCTTTATAGCTTTATTAGATGTTTACCCCAGGAGACCAGTTGATTTTTCATCAGAGCTGTTGCTTTCTAGCTGAGTTCGATTATTGTTGTACTACCGGTCGTAAACAAGGGGAGTGATCCGCAAAAAATTATGTGAGGAATACGGAAATTATCGTAATGTGGCTGTGTTTCTTGATATATAGGTAAACGTAAGGTAGaaacatgaaaatatcttaatgTCGTCGTGTTTCTTTGACACTATTTTGAGTACTCTACACATAAAAGAATCTTGCTCTTTATGCTTTTGGGGTCATAGGCACTCAATTTATCTATTTAATCTTGCTTGaaatggatttgtatatgttgtggatAGTAAAAAATTGTTTATTGAGTGTATTAAGTCACAAGTTTACCTTCTTTGCAATTCTGCAGCTAACCACTGGCATAGTCACATTGCAAGAACTGTTATAAATCTCAATTCTTGCCAAGCTAGGCACAAAGGATTTGTCGAAAACAATATGGACTAGATGTGGTCTACATGTTTATTGAGTGTATTAAGTCACAAGTTTACCTTCTTTGCAATTCTGCAGCTAACCACTGGCATAGTCACATTGCAAGAACTGTTATAAATCTCAATTCTTGCCAACCTAGGCACAAAGGATTTGTCGAAAACAATATGGACTAGATGTGGTCTACAACCATAAATTTCTCCATTAAGAAACAAATAATGGCTGCTGAAGATTATAGAGAGATGGATACTGTATATTGCGCCTTTGTCTTAATTGCACTTTTCGTTCCACTTGTTGTAGCTGATTCTTGATGTGTGTACTTACAGTTTGTTTATTTGTGTGGTAGAGGATAATTCGTATCGTATTTTAGTCTTCTGCCAACAATGGACAAGTTCTTAGCATCAACATTACCATAATGAGTCAGATATGTAATTGTTGCTGCACTATATTGCTGTCATAGTGTCTTGATTACCAGTCCTTCATCAAATTTTTTGACAAGGCCTAGTACCCATTGATACTGATTATTCGGATACATATATGCTTGCTGCCTCTATTTGAGCGTGGTCCGCATCTTGAAACAACATGTATAGACTTTCTTGCTTAAGTTTCCTCTAAGATTGCCTTCAGAGTCCTACATTCTAATTTTCTGTATTGGACCTGATGACAGAAGTAATTCTCATCAAGGCTTCTGATGCTATAGCTCCTGTAGAAAACGGATCAAGAAATCGCCTATGCTTTTACGACGTACTTTCTGAACATTTTATCCAGGTGCCAGAAGATGGTCAACCCATTCTTGATCTGATTGTGAAACTGTGGAGCCAGTCATTTGCATCTCACATATTTGCGTTGTTGTTCCACAAATGGGTATGTGAGCTTCAAGTGTCGCGTCGTTTTTTTCCGGAGATTTTGAATCAAACTAGATTATGTTACCCTGTTACCTCCAACAGGCCTGCGCTCCAAGCTGGATAATGGGGTCAAACACATGCAACAATCTCTTGCAAAAACTGAGAGACTGATTCCAATAGTTGTTGACTAGCATTTTCTGCTAAAGAATCAAAATCACATCAATTCATGTTTCCTTGTGTGTGAGTGTGTGACAAGGACTTGGTTATCCATTGACACTGATCGCATGGTGCTCATAGTTTATAGGAAAGGCTAAAAAATGAGACATTTTGCTTTGCCATTTTCGTTTCCAAACAGTCTGTCTTGTGTATTCTAATCAGGGAACTTCTGTGTGGTGCTTAGTTTCTTTTATTCATATCTGCTGTTGAGCATTATGTGTGTTAAATTCTGCAGTTGTTTGAAATAAAAGTTGAGGACTCTGAAAAGCTTCTTCGGTATTCTTCGGCTCTTGTTCAGGGTTCCACAAATGTTTTTTGGTATGTACCTTTCATAACTTGAACTAGACATATgggttattttgtttatttgagaATTAGTCAATAAGTTAGTGTTTTTGGGTTGGTTCGGCTAGTGTAAGTTAGTGTGCATTCATTAATAAACAGGCCAGCTTCTCGTATCATACAAGAAAATAAGATGGAAGGCACTGTTTTTTGTCAGTCAGTAGTAAACCCAAACAGTTTATTGCAGCATACAGGAAAGTAGAATGAAAACCTTTGATGAAGGGACTTTGAAAACAACAAAATTCAATCACTTTGGAAATTTGCAGAACATTGGTTTTCAATTTTTAAATGCATGACCCTGTTTCCCTTGTatttttgttaccttttgatgCGCTCTGCAACGATAAAATTGATAGTGATTTCAATCTTCCTACTTACAAGAAAATTTGATATCCAGGATTGATGTCCAGACCAACACCAGGCAATTTCAGTCACTATTTTATGTAAGTTCCTCTACTTTCTTGTATTGATTCTTGCAGCACTTTCCTGTTCGGGCAGACTAATCCAGCTTAACAGATTTATGATTTTCCTGCCACATCCAGTATCTTCTTGAAGATGTTGCACTTGACCAGTCACGCTTGACAAAACTTGTTATACAGGTGGGGTGATGGCCTTTGATCTCACATATACTAGCTTTCTATACGAACTTTTATTGGCTAACTTGATTTCAGAGATGGCTAAAACGCTGGCTTATGTGGATGTTATTATTCGTGCAATTTTCAGGCTCAGCGAGATTTGTTTCTTCTATTGTCCagatttattttcttttacaaTGCAGGTAGTTTCATGGACTGTGAATGTTCTTTGTCATGTGGAGCACTTGAATTTTGTTGTTGATCCTGTTGATGCTCCTTGCTCACAGTTGACGGACTTGATAGCTTCCTGAACCATTTTCCTGCTTTTCCAACTTCCTTCTTGGTTGGTGGTCCGGCTGATATATTTGTGATCGAGCTCACTGATCAGGTAAACAAGGCTGGGAAAATGCACAATAAAGTTTCTAATTCTACACGTCTTCCTTTCGATATCTAATGTCCCCATTTGACTTTGATGTTCAACTATGGCAATTGATCTCTTCAAATATATGTAAAGGTACAATGTCAAATTTTTCAGGTTtgatttttcaaaacattagaaCTATTTTATATTGAGAACTAGAAGTCCAAGTTGACTACCAAAGTCAAAGGGTGACAATATACTTGAGATGAAGGTAGTAACACGCCTGATGCTAAAATAAGTTTTACTACCATTTGTCTGATTGTTCAGCTTCAGAAATTAAAGGTGGAGCCTGTATTGCTGCATTATTTGTCTCAAATTAAGGTTCTTCAAGGTATACTACCTCATTGCTATAGTATCTTCCTCGAGACAGTGTTTAGGTTGGTTTATGGGGCATTACTAAAGTACCCATATTAACAAATGCTGATTTTATTTTACTTAATCTAGGCCTGGAGCTTAGAATGACAACTAGTACACGGCTGAAGACCTGCTTGTACAGCTTCACATCTCCTGGAGGTCCAATGTATCCGACCAGGACTGTTCGCCATGCAGCTTGGGATGCTTTAGACGCACTTTTCCCTGTGAGTAGTTATGCCTTTTTGCCTGCTGAAACTATACCAATTGAAGGATTTGGATTCTGAAATCAATTTTCCCTGAAGTTGCGACCCTTTTGTGGCTCTTTTCCACTTATTTTCCTTTGTGTGTCTGTGAGATAGACAAGGGATGGAGGATTGGAGGGAGGGAAGAGTATTATAGGCTCTGGACTTGGGTGGCTTCTGAAATGACCAGTAAAGCGTTTTTGATCAATTCCTGAGATTTAAGCTTTGGTCGCTTGGGGTAAGAGCAAAATATCGTTAGGACCAGTTGATTATGTGTGGTTTGTTTTCTAGAAGATAGAAAGTTTTGCAGTTACTGTAACAAAAGACGGCAAATGTTAACGCATGGTCAGTTGCATCGAGAAGTTCAAGGATGTTTTTGTGACTGTTAAAATAATTACGTTCAGGATTACCAGGACTCAGATTTTGAAGTACCATAATGGACGCTTCTTTAATATGTTAGCTCATGAGGATAATCATTAGCTTCCCCTAAACCATTGCTGGAGACCCTTACCTAGAGGATGTAGCCATGTAGGGCATAAATACGGAACGAGGTTACTCTTAAACTGTGCTAagcatatacggagtattattttctTGTTAAGTTCCGCTGTCATACTTTCCTGAGGTGTTGTCGTGTGAAGTTGATTGTTGCTAATTGTGTTGGTTGTACAGGTTGGGCGGTACCCTCGACATCTCATCAGTCTGTTCTTTCGGCTAATGTATCCATGGTATTGGCCGTCTTCTTGTTGGTATTTTATAGTAACCTGCATTAAAGCGATGTTTTACTCGCTAATAGGATTGATTGTCTCAAGCTGGGAGAAGCTAAAAGGACACCGAATGCCAAAGAGAGATATGTAGCTTTGTTTTGTACCTGAATGAACGTTGTGTTACAGGTTTGCTAGTCTTATATATATAAGTATTTGTGTTGTAACTAATGGGAGGAGCAATTTAGTATGGTTTCTCCCGTTATAGTTGTAAAAATCATTTTTTTTCCTGTTTATGAACAGTGTTGGACATTTAACATTCGTAGGTTTGTTTTTCTTAGATAGAAAAAAAATGCAATTATCTTCTTTTCCAACATATTCATTTAGTGAAGGATGGGAGATGATATTAGTAGCATTCTGAATCAATTTCATTAAATGTAGACATAGTTGAGCTTGGTTATGTTCAGTTAATAAAAATAGTATGATAACCATGTTGGTTAGAAATTGCCAAATTGGATAGAATTATATCACTGCGACTATCCATCTAACTAAAGTGGAAAAATAGCTTAGCAGGATTGCAGGGGAAGAATGTCACATAGATGGCAATCCGAGCTGGCTAAGGCGGGCGGCACGAGTCCGGCATGGGCACGACACGGCACGGATGAACAGAACAGTAATGACGGCACGGGTTGGACACGGGCCGCGACTGCGTTTTTTGGGAATTCCCGTGCCCAGGCACGGCACGGCCCAAGCACGGAGGGTCCGGCACGAACAAGGCACGGCGGGCCTAGCACGGCATGACCCGAGATTTGGCCCGtttcttaattatttaattaaattctttttttttttaatatcgttttttaattatttaattaaatctagtaaattaaaaatacaagtaatcaactaatcaaaacattacattaatatttaataaaatatatatttaaatcaTTAATATTCATTATTTATATAAATCAAAAAGTATTTAGAAAAAAAATACTAAGGCTATTGGGCCAGCCCACGTGCCAGGCACGATTAGCTcatgggccaggcacggcccGAGCACGAAATTGGGCGTGCCAGGAGTGGGCCGCGGTGGGGGGTTTGAGTGAGTGGGTCAGGTACGACACGGCACGGCCAACCCAATATCCGTGCCTGGGCTGGGCCATTTTTTGGGAGAGCGTGCCGACCCAACACGGCCCAATGCCAACTCTAGGGAAGATGACGGATAATAAATGACGCATTGGTAACCCCAAAAATGTGCTTGATCGTCGGTACACAAATCATGTTCACCATCCAATCTTCTTTCTATTCCGTAGAACCACAATGATCTAAGGTAAATTGTTACACTAATATACCGACCAAGTATATATCACAAAACAAGGAAACGGCTCTCAATGGAAGAAAAATTAGTGAGAGCGTCATGACAATCACTGGTTTCGGAACAAGAACAGAGTAATAGCATCAACATATTATACTTCCAAGTCACAACCGCAAGATCAGAAGGTACAATACCCAAGCTTTCAGAACCAAGATCCATCTATTGCCAACAACTATTCGCCTCTGCCTAAGAGATGATATAGATAGATATAAACAAAATAGTTGGGAGTCGTCGTCAACAACACATTTGCGTAAGCATATGATAAAGACTTGGAGAGACCAAAGAGATATATAATCGTGGTTCTTCACTCGTCAGTTTTCATTGGTTCCTCTGTTTTCACAGCTGCTGAGTGGTATTTTTCTAACTCAGCATCTAAATCCTCTGCAGATATCTTTTCATCACGGTCTCTTCCTCTCCCACGGCCTCTGCCAAAACTACGCCCACCGCGCGGACGCCCCATTGGACCTCCTCTCCCTCGTCCCCTGCGAGATTATAAAGTGAGATTAGTTTAAaactttaaacaaaaaaaaaaaaaactaaaggaGCTACAGATTAGTATTTAAAATGATCTACTGCCAGAATAGAAATCTGCACTACGGTGTTTATACTGAAGATGTACCATGAAAGTAGGACCTTGAACACATTAACCACGTATACAAGTCAGAAGCCAAACAAAACTTGCAGCATGATCAAATCTACGCTAAAGTCGATACTTCACAGTTTACATACAGACAACTTAATCCAGAAACTGGAAAGCTTAGATAAACACTGAGTTTCTATCAATAGAAAAACCCCAGAAAAACAGACAACAGATGGATAACATCAAATTCAAAAATCACAAGTTCACAACTGTAAAGAATAGTTAGGTTTAAGGTATGACAGATACACAATCCGCTCCTTTGTATATCGTCATTGAGTTGCTGCTCACTCCATACTTCCATGGTTCTGTTGCATTTGTTTAACAAATGTTTCACCGGATTCAACATATATAGCACAAGCATAACGCCAATTTCACTTCTGAGTTCTGACCCATGTATAATTTGTGGTAACAACCATCAATTACTGATCTAATACAGCTAGATGAACATAGAGCCATTACGTGGGCTGCAAAATAATATTCTCGCGTTGCTCAGTGCTCCTCAGCTCCTCAGTAAGTTACGTAAACAAATAGTACTACTCAAACAAAGGAAAAGATTTTGAAAAGTCTTTAGAGGAAACAAAAAGGAGCTCCGCTAAGGAAGAGAACTTAATTCGAGGAACAACTCATTTTAAGAACATGATCAGAGAAGTATGCTGACAAACAAAAAAGTATGATGTTAAGATAAGAAATCACGTACATTCTATCATATCCAAGTGGATTTCTAGGAAAACCATTAAAAGCTGGTGGTGGAGCTCCTGCACTGGAAATATTTGTGCCAACAATCTCGATTTTTATAGGTTTTCCATCAAGCTCGACATTGTTGTACCTCTTGACAGCGGCCAGAGCATCATTCCTCCTAGAGTAAACAACTTCAGCAGTTCCCTGACAGAAGTACCAGATCTTGTTCTTGATATCATCCAGGGAACCAAAGAAGAACAAAAAAATGAGAGTAGAAAGAATACGCTGAGTACCTTTGATCTCCCGCTTCTATCATAATGGACAGTGTAACGCTTCAGGTCACCAACCTCAGAAAAGAGCTCCTTAAAATAGATTACTGATGTCAGCAAACACATGTGACCAACATATAAATAAACAATCAAAACAATCAGCCTCTTTGTAATCTATAAACATATATGCAGAGTAATGCATGAATGTATTGGCAACACAAAAACTAAATGAGAGAAACAGAGCAGCCGACAAACAAAAATTGACCTCCAGGAAGAAATTCTACACTAGTAACTTATTAAGTGGAATATCTAACTATACTTAGGTAGTTAGGTACAAACACTCATACACCTGACTTGATGGTACTATTGAGTAATTAGATACAATCATAACTatcaaaacaacattgtaaaatCCTACAATCTCCCCCTACCCTCCAAAAAGAAAGCGGTTTCACAACTCCATAGCAACGCAAAAATTATACTACAAGAACAAATTGCATGTGCTATAGTAGTTCCGTAACTGATTGTGCAATCACAGTACCCTAAAGCACAAAACAAATCCTCCTTGTATCCACGAATCCAACAAAGTAAACATACTACAAATATATACCACTAACGAGGTATGAGAGATCGATGCGTTCACAAATTTATAAACCTCTCATAACTAACAGCATATCAACTAGTAGAGAATCGATTTCAGGTGCTTAAACTACTTATTTTAGCTACTGCCAACATCAACACAACGTAAACTATACTTCTGCTTACGGTAACAGCTCACCCTAGTCCCTAGCTATTGCGGACAAAGAAAACGTAAAATCAAGCAAGCAGAGACTACAAAGTCCAAAGCTTGTTCCAATCAAGAATACAAATCAGATTCAAAGCTGAAACTATAGTTATCACTCAGTTTCCTACAAAATTCAAgaaaaaataaacctaaattccACATTACTACAACAATGAACGATTAACACAGATATCAAGACGCATTTCAATGAAAAGTTCGGTATTAATAAATCGTAATATACAAGAATTTGTAAATTTTCGGTATTTCTAATAGGCTAATAGCATATAAACTTGCAGAGAATCGGTTTTAGGTGCCTAATCTACTTACTTTAGCTACTGATAAGATCGATCAGTTATTATTACAAATATCAAGATACATTTTAAAGAAAATTCAAGCATTAATTAATCCGCTATACAAACTTCTTGCATAAATCCGTTTTACACAAGAATTTGTAAACTACAAAACTCTCAAGAGTTAAATTGTTTATACCTTAACATCATCAGTAGAAACACCGTAGTCCAAATTAGAAATGTAAATCTTAGTTCCAGTCTCAATTGAAGATTCTCCTTctcgtcttcctcctcctccgcctACGCCGCCATAACTTCCTCGATTTCCGAACATATCATGCTTCCATAAAGTATCCGGCGCCTTCAATTAATTAACAAATCATGTAATTATGTAAATATTCGCTGTTTTAATAAAcaaaaagataataaagaaaacGATGAAACAAATACCTTAGGCATAGAGTAAGGTGCGGCGCGATTGGCGACGCGATTATCAAAACGGCGAGGTGGAGCTGCGCCGGAGCGACGATGGCCGCCAGAgcgtgatgaagaagatgatttGTTGCTCTTGATGAGGTCGTCGAGTGACATGTCTAAGTTGTTCGCCATTGTAGCTTAAGGAAGAAGCTTTAGTGAGAGAAAATGAGAGGAAGTAGAGATCTAGGGTTGTCTTCGAAACACTGGAAGGAGGAAGGAACTGATGAATGAGAGTGAGTGGAAGGAGAGGAGGGAGTCAATAAAATCAAGTTACACTTGCTTTTGAGAATTGCATATTTGTGTATTTTGCATAGGTGTAGCAAGTTTAGGTCCGGATtcaaaaaacacaaattctcattatagacggacactatccgtctatacgtatagacggataccattttcccacacaaaatacccatttcgtcataaagtgggaagcacatgggggtgccccaccttgtccccctacccattttattagaggtctttacccgtctgttcgccccacccgtctataccaggATCTATTGTTCAAAAAAATGGTTCGAATGACTATATAGTTTGAAGTAAACCCGAACCGAATCTATTAAGGTGCGGTCCTTGTTCGTCATTTCTTGATCGTTATGTTTTTCAAGATTAAATAATACGAAGTATAATTTTACGAAGTTTATTAGAATTTTACATTTAAAAGACATTATAAAACTCAAAGTTAATCATTATAGAGTATAAatttactactccctccattcaactccactttgtaACTTTGGTTTTACACGGATATTAAGGAGCGGATTAAAAAAGTATTAAAAGTACATgaggaaagagaaagaagaggttaaaaatattaaaaaaacataaaggtggggttttatggtGGGTTAGTGTGGGGTTTGTgtgacattttttgtaaataaagattttcaataaggatagaattgtcatttttttagccaaataaggaaacctgtaaagtggagttgaatgaacggaaatggaatacatgtaaagtggagttgaatggagggagtagtactTTGATTATTTATTATAGTTGATTTTGTGAATTTATATTGGTCTTTGTTTGAATCGGTGTTTGGACCAATTCAGCACTCACCCTAGAGTAGGCAATGGGCCGTGCTGGGCCGGCCCGTCGTGCCTTCCCCCAAAAATGGCCCGGCCCAGGCACGGATATTGAGCTCCTCGGGTCGTGCCGTGCCAAGCCCACTGATTCAAACCTACGCCGCGGCCCGCTCAAGGCACGGCCATTTTCGTGCTCGGGTcgtgcctggcccatgggcttttcgtgccttgtccgtgggccggcccatgtgctttaatattttttattttaaaaaaaagttatataattgatatatttttagtattttttgtttaataaatgatgattaatggtttaaatatatattttattaaatattaatgtaatttttgtttaataaatgatgattaatggtttaaatatatattttattaaatattaatgtactttttgtttaataaataatgATCAATGGGCCATTCTTCGGGCCGTGCCAAGCCCGTCGTGCCTGATGCGTGCCGGACTCCACTGTGCCTGGGTCGTGTCGTGCCTAGGCACGGAATTCTGAAGAAAATCGCGCCCGTCTCAAGCTCAGTCGTGCTGTGCCCGTGCTTCCTCAATTTTCTCGCCTGGCCGTGCCGCCCACCGACCCGCGGCCCTTTATGCCAACTCTAACTCACCCCTATTAAAATTTGTATGTCCATTTAACAATATTACGTTAATATCTTCTTTCCACCCGAGAATCCAAGATACTTACAAAATATGTTGTATTTAAAAAGTCGCTTATATTTAACTTTACTGTAAATGTCCGCTAAATTATTAAAGCGCGAAAGTGGTAAACAACCCTCTAAGTTTACTTCTACGTGAgattaagccccttaagtttGATTTGGAGTAAATAACCCCTTAACTTTGCTATAAAGTGAAATCAAGCCCTTTTTATTTTTCTGGTCAAAATCTCACCGGATTTTTCAAATTCTCAACAATTTCTCATATCGGTATACATATTAGGTATAAATTTCTCTCGGATACGTTTACTTTTTTATTTGTGTGCTCCTGTCATCAAGTAAGGGCGGTGATGATGACCCTAAAAAACTGTCGAGTTGTTTGCCCGGTAATCTAAGATCAAATCCATGGTTTGCCAAATTGATCTTCCCCTCCAaaatcctctatttactaaaagaataggcgaATCTAAAAATTTTCCCGCTCAAATTTTTTTACCTATATATATTGGGCCTTAACATATTTAATAGCTATCTGGTATTGGGCTTAACATTTTTGCTCATTCTATAATCTATACAAATGTTGGCCTACCTTATATATAATTCttatttgtgaattttttttttttttttttggtaaaatgtgagtgtattatatatataaaaaaaagagTTTCAAATACAAAATAGGCCTAAACCTTTCCAATGGTTAAAGAAAATTCAAGCGCCCTAGCCAATCTAACTCTTGTGTATTCAACTTCCTCTTATCCCGTTCTTTTATCCTCCTCTTCATATCATCATTGATCAACAATGCGGTACGACTAGGCCTCAGGACCAGCTGCTCTATACGACTCTTGTTTCTCTGCTGCCACACATGATACATGGCACTCAACACCATAGCATTCTTAACCTTCCTCTGCGTTTTCGGGCCGGTGTTATGAATGCACCGGTCTGAGACATCGAATCGGGAAGTTTTAAGCCAGAAATTTTCATCAGTTCTTGTATTACCCGTCTGCTAAAGGCACATTCAAAAAATAAATGTTCATGTGTCTCTTCTGCCTGCCCACATAAGAAACACATTTCATCCACATTCATCCCAAATCCTTTCGTCTCTTGTTAGTATCTTTGGGATTTGTGAGCTATAAGCCATCCCATGAACTTTGTGTTTAGGTAGATTCCAACTGTCCCAAATTGCAT
Protein-coding sequences here:
- the LOC141622965 gene encoding uncharacterized protein LOC141622965, with product MQQNSDSRRRAYLTALSLEIHKKLLRAEASPSQRRNLLQELFADVALEVDDRAKEVILIKASDAIAPVENGSRNRLCFYDVLSEHFIQVPEDGQPILDLIVKLWSQSFASHIFALLFHKWLFEIKVEDSEKLLRYSSALVQGSTNVFWIDVQTNTRQFQSLFYYLLEDVALDQSRLTKLVIQAQRDLFLLLSRFIFFYNAVDGLDSFLNHFPAFPTSFLVGGPADIFVIELTDQLQKLKVEPVLLHYLSQIKVLQGLELRMTTSTRLKTCLYSFTSPGGPMYPTRTVRHAAWDALDALFPVGRYPRHLISLFFRLMYPWYWPSSCWYFIVTCIKAMFYSLIGLIVSSWEKLKGHRMPKRDM
- the LOC141622968 gene encoding THO complex subunit 4B-like, producing the protein MANNLDMSLDDLIKSNKSSSSSRSGGHRRSGAAPPRRFDNRVANRAAPYSMPKAPDTLWKHDMFGNRGSYGGVGGGGGRREGESSIETGTKIYISNLDYGVSTDDVKELFSEVGDLKRYTVHYDRSGRSKGTAEVVYSRRNDALAAVKRYNNVELDGKPIKIEIVGTNISSAGAPPPAFNGFPRNPLGYDRMGRGRGGPMGRPRGGRSFGRGRGRGRDRDEKISAEDLDAELEKYHSAAVKTEEPMKTDE